The following is a genomic window from Citrifermentans bemidjiense Bem.
GCGGGGCGTATTTTTCTCTGGACAGCACGGGCCGCCAGCGGGTACCCTTTTCACCTCATTTGTCAAGCGTCCCGGCTCTCCGCTGGGGCGAAGGAGCAAGCATGAAACTGCCGCAGCCGCTTTTCCAGGGGACCCTGATCCGACGCTACCAGCGCTTTTTGGCGGACGTCGAGCTGGATGACGGGACCGTGGTCACCGCCCACACCCCCAACACCGGGAGCATGATGGGGTGCGCCTGCCCCGGCAACCGGGTCCTCCTCTCCAAAAGCGCGAGCCTCACCAGGAAATACCCGCACAGCTGGGAGCTGGTGCAGGCCGACGGGACCTGGGTCGGGATCAACACCCAACTCCCCAACCTCCTCGCCAGGGAGGCGATCCTGGACGGGACCATTTCAGAGCTCTCCGGGTACCAGCAGATCCGCGGCGAGGTCCCCTACGGCAGCGGCAGCCGGATCGACCTTCTGCTCTCCGGGGAGCAGGGGCTTTGCTACGTGGAGACCAAGAACGTCACCCTGGTCGAGGACGGCGTCGCCCTCTTCCCCGACGCGGTGAGCGCCCGGGGGCAAAAGCACCTGAGGGAGCTCATGGAGATGGTGCGCCAGGGACACCGGGCCGTTAACCTCTTCATCGTGCAGCGTGCAGACGGCGCGGCCCTTGCCCCTGCCGACGCCATCGACCCCGTCTACGGGCGGCTCTTGAGAGAGGCGGCGCAAAACGGGGTTGAAATTCTCGCCTACCGCGCCGAGGTGACCCGGACCGAGGTGCGCCTGGAACGCGCGCTGCCTGTGCTGCTCTAAACGGTTGACATCCCTAGGAAGGACGCTAGAGTTATAAGCGCTGTCCCGGGGGTCCAATGAGAATTCCAAGATTTACCATATACGCCAAGGAGACCGGCGTGGAGATATCGCCCTGCGAGAAAAAGCAGCAGGGAAAGCCCGAGGAAGGGAGGGTCGCTTTCCGCTTCTTCAGGCTCGCAGCCGGCGCGGCGCAGATCAGGTTCGTAGCGGAGCCGTGGGAGGCCTTCGAGATATCCAGGAGGATGAACGCGGTGCAGGCGGAGGGGGGGAAGGAAACCTTCACCCACCGCTTTGAGAGCGCCGACGGCGAGACGGTCACCAAGCTGAGCGTCGAGTGCTACCAAAGAAACGGCAAAAAGGGTTTCGCCTTCTCGGTCCAGCGCGGCGATGACGGCATCAACGTCGCTGCGCCCATGGGGGAATTCCTCTTCGCCGCGGAGTTTCTGAAACAGCTTTCGGTGGCGCAGTCCTGGGTGGAGCAGGCGGCGCACAAGCAGGGAAACGGGACAGCGTGATAACCAAACCGAGCAAAACCCTATACCTCAGCATCGAGAGCAGGCTTGCCGACGTGGCTCTGGTGGGACATGCAGTACGCGGCGTCTGCGCCTGCTCGCCCCTCAAAGAAGAAGCCTACGGCGAGATGGAGGTCTGCGTCGTCGAGGCACTCAACAACGCCATCACCCATGCCTACCGCAAAGAGGAAGGGTACCGGGTCGACACCGCCATCACCCTGCACCACGACCGCATCTCCTTCGCCATCTCAGACTGCGGCAAGGCGATCGAACAGTACGCCCCGAGGAGCCTGGAATTCGACCCCGAAGTCATCGGGTCCATTCCCGAAAACGGCATGGGGCTCTTCATCATCGAGACCATCATGGACGAGGTGAGCTACAGCTCCAATAACGGCAGGAACACCCTCTCCTTCTGCAGATACTTCACCCAACCCCAGGCCTAGCGCCTCCCCTGAATTCCCCTACCCCAGCAGGTATTCGAAATCCTCGCGGCTGATGGCGTTGCCCCCCTCGTGCTCGGCCTCCTCCAGAAGGGCCCGGTACAGCTTCAGCTTCCTTTTCTTGAGCTCCATCATCTTCTCCTCGATGCTGTGCCGCATCAAAAGCCTGGTGATGGTCACCTGCCGCTGCTGCCCGATCCGGTGCGCGCGGTCGGAAGCCTGGCTTTCCACCGCGGGGTTCCACCAGGGATCCAGGTGGAAGACGTAGGAGGCGCGGGTCAGGTTGAGGCCGCGACCGCCCGCCTTCAGGCTCAGCAGGAATACTCCGGGCTCTGCCGACTCCTGGAACCTCTGCACCATCTCCTTCCTGCGCGAGACCGGGGTCGAACCGTCCAACCTGGAAAAGCCGATGCCGTGCTGGGAAAGCCCCTGCTCCACGATGTCCAAAAACGAGGTGAACTGCGAGAAGACCAGGACGCTGTGCCCCTCGGCGAAGAGCTCCATCAGCTGGTCCACCAGGAAGTCGATCTTTGGGGAACGGTCCGGGGCCTGGGGCAGGATGAGCTTCGAGCTCAGGCAGATCTGGCGCAGCTTCAAGATGGCGGTGAGGGCGATGATGCGCGCCTGCCCGGGGCTTTTTGAACTGTAGGCCAGCGCCACCGTTTCCCGCACCTGGGCGACGGTGCGGGCGTAGAGCGCCTTTTGCCTCGTGCTCATCTCCAGGTAGATGTCGGTCTCCACCTTGGGGGGGAGCTCGTCGGCGATCATGTCCTTCGACCGTCTCAGGATGAAGGGGTGGGTGCGCCGGATCAGCTTCTCCATGAAGTCCCCCCCTTCCCGCCCCATCTCCTTGCGGAACTGCTCGTAGGGGCCTAAAAGCCCGGGAAGCGCCAGGTCCATGACCGAGAAGTATTCACCTAGGTGGTTCTCGACCGGAGTGCCGGTGAGGGTGAGCTTGAACCTTCCGGAGAGCCTGCGCACGGCGCCGGTGGTCTCCGCGTGTATGTTCTTCACCGACTGAGCCTCGTCGAAGACGATGACGTTGAACGGGATCTCCCTGAGCTGTTCGATATCGCGCTGCACCACGCCGTAGCTGGTAAGCACCAGGTCCAGCCCGGCGAACTCGGCGCTGCGCCCCTGCCCGCGGTAGACCCCGACCTTGAGCGCGGGGTAAAAGCGCTGCAGCTCGTTCTCCCAGTTGAAGATGAGGGTCGGCGGTACCACCACCAGGTGCGGCGTCCCGGTCGGAAGCTCGCAGGGGATATCCCCCTCGGCTATCCCCGCCAGAAGGGCGATGGCCTGGATGGTCTTTCCCAGCCCCATGTCGTCGGCGAGGCAGGCCCCGAAACGGTGCTCGTAGAGAAAGGCGAGCCAGCTGTACCCTTCCAGCTGATAGTTCCTGAGCGTCGCCAAAAGCCTCGCCGGAGCCTGGCGCTTGGGGATGCTCTCGAAACGGGTCAGGCTCTCGAAGATCCGCTCGTCCTCGGGGGAAAGAAGGATCCGGACCCCGCTGCGCCTGAGTGTGATCCAGTCGAGGATCTGCAGGCGCGGCACTCGGACCACCTCCCTCTTCGTCGCCGCGCCGAAGAGCGAAAGGGTGTTGCTGCTCAACTCGTCCAGGATCACCATCTCGTTGCCGCGCCGGAAGATCCCGCCCCCCTGAAGGGCGCGGACAAGCTCGGCGTCGTCCACCGTCTCGCCGTCGCAGCTGATCTCCGGCCGCAGTTCGAACCAGTCGATGCTGGAGCGGGTGGCGTCCAGCGTGAAAGACCAGGAAACGGCCTGCAGTTCCTCCCCCCCGATGGCGAGCGAGAACCCCTCCGCGGAGAGGGCGTCGCAGAAGCGGGAGAGATTCTTCATCAGCTCCTTTCTCGCAAGCGTCATCTCCCCCGGCCGCTCCGCCTGCCAGAAAATCTCGCAGCCGAAAAAGTCGCAGGCGATTTGCAAAAGCCGCCCCTGCTGTCTCCCGTCCACCTCTACGGCCAGCCACTCCCCTTGCTGCGACAATTGCAGCACCACGCCATGGGCGAGGGCCGCCTCGCAGAAGGAGGTAACAGCGGCGCGCGCCTCTGAACGGACCCCGCGCTTGAAAAATTCCGGCGTGTCCAGCGCCTGCCTGACCACCCTCTCCCGTTCGGCCGTGCTCCCTGCCGAAAGAGCGGCGAAACAGGCCCTGATCACGGAGATGACCCGTTTTTTCGCCTTGAGGGTCTGCGGCAACGTAGCGCGCCCCCGGGTGCTGAAGAATTTGAAGCTAACCGGGGACAAACCGAAGATGACGCCGTCGGTCACCCCCTGGGCCACGACCGGAACCGGGTCGGCAAGCTCAACGATATCAAGGCGGTAGCGCGGCTGGACCAGCCGAGGCTGCTCCGGGACCCCGGAGATCGACAGGGCGGCGCCCCCCTTCCCCTGCTGCGACTCGCCCAGATCCAACTGCAGCGAGTTGAAGAGCGGGGCGGGGAAGCGGAATCCGCTCCCGTGGCGCGCCGGCGCCACCCCCATGGCCTCTTCGACCCGCGCGAAGAGGGAGTGGTAGAAAACGAGGCCGGCGTCGTCCACCCGCTGCACCAGCCTGCGGCCGAGGTCGAAATAGTATCCCTGGTGCACGAAGGAATCCGGATCCGGCGCGGAGCCGTCCTCAAGCGAGAAGCTGGCGGCGATCTCGTCTCCTTCCAGATCCAGTTGCAGCAAAACGGCACGATCGCTTGAATGGTCGAACTGGAGGGGGACGACCCCTTCAGCGGAGGCGTAAAGAATAGGGAATCTGCCGCGGAAGCGGGTGATGAACTCTTCGATGCAACGGCCGCGCAAGGCGGAGGATTGCATCAACCTCAGGAACTCGCGGATCGAGGGAGGAAGCGCTGCATCGAAAAGGGCTGCGGGGATCAGGTCATGGGTCAGGCGCAGGCGGGGAGAGCCGAGTTCCAGGTCGAGGACCAGCGCGTAGCGCGCCTCCCCCGACTGGCGGTGGTGCAGTTCGTCCATCCGCAGCGCAGGGACGCCCAGCAGTTGGTTGCGGATCTGTTCCAGGTAGTCCTGCGGGAGCTGCAGCATGGGGAAGGAGGCCGGCGCCAGCGCCTTTTTCACGGTGGCGAGGGAGGCGACCAGGTGGGGACAGCGCCCTCCGGGGCTCCAAGTGCCGCAGTTGCAGACACTGGAAAACTCCCCCTGGGCCAAGGTCAACGACACCTGATAGGTGCCGGCATCCGAGACCTCCACGGTGAGGACGGAGCCGTCCCCGCTCCAGGTGACCCGGGTAACCGGCCTCCTCTTGCACAGCTCGAAGCCGTTGAAGAGGTGCACCTTGTCCGCCAGTGCGTATATGCCTGAGGCCGGCATCTGGGAAAGATGCCGCAGCAGGGGGTTAGCCAATAGTTCCATCAGATCCGCTCTCCCGCCGGGGGCTGCTTAACGAACCGTTTAAGTTAGCAGAAAGCGCGCTCCAATACAACAACACCATGAGAGATGAAAGCAAACGGGGTTAATGTGCGGGCGGATCGAGGGAAGCGGCAGGTTTTCCAAGGGAAGAAAGGCGGTGCGGAGATAAAAAATGGGGGATGGCGCCAACCACCCCCCGAAAAAGGAGACCCTGGGTTGTTTACTCCGGGGTACTAATAAAAAGCTATCGGATCGGGTCGAAAATACTTTAATGATTTTTTTAAGCACCCGCTCCTAACGCAAAACGGTCGATGATGAAGCGCGCGATGCTGCGGCTGGGAGGAAGCGAATCGGGCATGCGATCCCGGCTGAACCACCCCCCCCTCCTCTAGCTCGTCGCCGTCGATCTTCAGGTCGCCGGACTTATAGCTGGCGACGAAGCCCGCCATCAACTGGCTGGGGAAAGGCCAGTTCTGGCTCCCGATGTAGCGGATGTCGCCCACGGTAAGGCCCGTTTCCTCCTGTACCTCCCTGACCACGCACTCCTCGAGCGACTCGCCGAAGTCGACGAAACCGGCAACCAGGCTGAAGCGCCCGGCGGCCCACTCGGGTTTGCGCACCAGGAGGAACTCGTCGCCGCGTTTAACGAGGACGATGACGCAGGGGTGGATATGAGGGTAGTGCTCGTGGCCGCAGCCGGAGCAGCGCTTGCCCCAGGTGGGAAAGATGCGTTCCATGTCGCTAGAGCCGCAGCGAGAGCAGTGGCGGCTGAGCTTCTCCCAGTAGAGGATCTGGCGGGCGAGGCCGTAGAGCGTGGCGAGATCGTCGGGAAGCGCGGTCCAGTGCACCGCCTGGAGCCCGGCTGGGAGCACCTGAGACTTGGGCAGGGTGTAAACCCGGACAGGATCCCCATCCCAGGTGCCGAAGAGAAGCGGCGCCCCGTCGGCGGCGAGCTCAATGGGAAGCTCGCCGCGGAAGAGCCCCTCCCCCTCCAGGACCAGTGTCTCCCCCTGCAGCAGCACCAGGTGCCCGTGGCCGGCCTCGGCTGCGCCGCTCGGCTTTATCTGCGTGAATCTCGACTTGATGATTTCGGCGTTGAAAGGAAGGTTGATCGTTTCCGGATAGGACATGTGGCAACTCCTGGAACAGTAGGTCTCTTTGCAGTGACAGGCATAATACAGGAACGGCCAGTGGAAGCAACGGGTTTCATTAGGTTGCGCCCCCTTTTGGCTTGCATTGGCTTCACCCGGTATGCTAGTTTTTCATGGCTTGAGCTCAACGGGTAACCGCGTTGATTAACAGCAATTTTCCCTTCAGGAGCAGAGATTGGAAGACACCAGAAGATTGCCGGCAGAATGGGAACCGCAGGACGGGGTGCTCCTCGCCTGGCCGCACGAAGACAGCGACTGGGCGCCGTACCTGGATGCGGTGGAGCCGGTTTTCGCAGAGATAGTGACGCAGATAAGCCGTTTCGAGACCGCCGTCGTTGCGGCCGCCGACCCCGACCTTGTACGGGAAAAGCTCGCCGCCTGCGGCGCAAACCTGGAAAGGGTCCGGATCCACCAGCTGGACACCAACGACACCTGGGCCCGGGACTTCGGCCCGATCACCGTCGAGGATCATGGCGCGCTCAGGCTGCTCAACTTCGGTTTCAACGGCTGGGGCCTCAAGTTCCCCTCCGACCTGGACAACAGGATCAACAAGCGGCTCCAGGGGCTGGGGGTTTGGGGGGCGCCGCTCGACACGGTCGGGCTCATCCTCGAAGGGGGGAGCATCGAGAGCGACGGCCAGGGCACCATCCTCAGCACCGAAGAGTGCCTGATGAACGACAACCGGAACCCGCACTTGACCCGCATCGAACTGGAGGAGGAATTGCACGGGCTTTTCGGCAGCAACCGTTTCCTCTGGCTCGCCAACGGCTACCTGGCCGGCGACGACACCGATTCGCACGTGGACACGCTGGCCCGGCTCTGCCCGGACGACACCATCGCCTACGTACGCTGCGACGACCCGGATGACGAGCACTACCCCGCGCTTACGGCGATGGAGCAGGAGATCCTCTCCTTCCGCACCCGCGACGGCCTGCCGTACCGCGCCATCCCCCTCCCCTGGCCCGCCGCCAGGTTCGATGAAGACGGCGAGCGCCTTCCGGCTACCTACGCCAACTTCCTGGTGGTAAACGGCGCCGTGCTGGTACCGACCTACCGGGATGAAAAAGACGCCGCCGCGCTTGCCGCCGTCGGGGAAGCGTTCCCCGGGCGCGAGATCGTCGGCATAGACTGCCTGCCGCTCATACTGCAGCACGGCTCGCTGCACTGCGTCACCATGCAGCTCCCCAAGGGAAGCCTGAAGAAATAGAGGGAGATTCACATGCAGAAACTGAAAGTAGCTCTGGTCCAGCAGGCGCTCCGCCCGGACCGCGAGAAGATGGTAGCCGCCACCTCCGCCCAGATCCGCGAGGCTGCAGCCCAAGGGGCAAAACTGGTGCTGCTGCAGGAACTCCACACCGGCAGTTATTTCTGCCAGACCGAGGATACCGCCTGCTTCGACCTGGCCGAGTCCATACCCGGCCCCTCCACCGACCATTTCGGGGCCTTGGCCCGCGAGCTTGGCGTGGTGATCGTCACCTCCCTGTTCGAAAAACGCGCCCCCGGGCTTTACCACAACACCGCAGTCGTGATCGAGAAGGACGGGAGCATCGCCGGGAAGTACCGCAAGATGCACATCCCCGATGACCCGGCGTTCTACGAGAAGTTCTACTTCACCCCCGGCGATCTCGGCTTCGAGCCGGTGCAGACCTCGGTGGGCAAGCTCGGCGTCTTGGTCTGCTGGGACCAGTGGTACCCGGAAGCGGCGAGGCTTATGGCCTTGGCCGGTGCGGATCTCCTTATCTACCCCACCGCCATCGGCTGGGACCCGAGGGACGAGGAGGCCGAGCAGCAAAGGCAGCTCGACGCCTGGGTCACCATCCAGCGCTCCCATGCCGTCGCAAACGGCATACCGGTAGTCAGCGTGAACCGGGTCGGTTTCGAGGAAGACCCAAGCGGCGCCGGCGCCGGGATCAAGTTCTGGGGCTCCAGTTTCGCTGCCGGCCCGCAAGGTGAACTGCTCGCGCGCGGCGGCGAGGAGGAAGAGCTCCTGGTCGTGGACCTGGATCTGCGCCGCAGCGAAAACGTGCGCCGCATCTGGCCCTTCCTGCGCGACAGGAGGATCGACGCCTACCAGGACCTGGTCAAGCGCTACCGGGATTAACCCCAAAAAGCACTCACCACTGAGGAACACAGAGGTGCACAGAGGAAAATACAAAACTGTAACTGCAAAGGCATTCCTGATCAGGCATTATCTTCAGCCACAGGCGTCCACAATCCCCTCTCCCTCTGGGAGAGGGTCAGGGTGAGGGGATTTGCATCAAAAATCTTCCCTCACTCGCCCTTCGGGCACCCTCTCCCAGAGGGAGAGGGGACTGGCGGAAGATGTTAATGGTTTGTGGGTTTTGATTTCCTCTGTGTCCTCTGTGGTGAAAGCCTTTGACTTCATGACAGGAGCGACCTTGCCCTCTCCCGCCAAACTGACGGAAAAGCTTCTCGACACCTTCTTCTCCTGCACGCCGAAGGAGAGGACGATGCTGCAACTCCTTTCCGTACTCTACGCTCCCCTGTCCAAAAACGTCCTCCTCAACGTGGTCCGGCGCCTGGGCGCTCCCGCCCCCGGCGGTCGCTCTTACACCGGACTGCTGCTGTCGGAAATGCTGGAAAAACTCGCCCACCAAAAACTGGTGGTGCAGGGTAAAGACGGCATCCGTTGCGACATGCATATCGCACACGTCGCTACCTTGAGCGCCGTCGCCGAGGGTGCCTTCCCACACATGGTCTCCGCCATCCACGCTGAGATACCGATGGAAACGGACTGGGGGAGCAGCTACTACCGCACCCAACTGCACGCCCTGCGCGACGTCCGCATCGCCTTCTACGCCAAGGACGAAAAGCTCGCTTTCGAGACTGAAGCCCGCTTCAAACGGCAGTTCCCCTACGACCTGATGCGCTGCCACCCCTTCGTCACCATCTGCACCGCCCCCTTCGACCTCGAATGGTTCCGGTCGCTCCCCACAAAGCTGCAGGGGGCAGCGTTGAAGG
Proteins encoded in this region:
- a CDS encoding carbon-nitrogen hydrolase — translated: MQKLKVALVQQALRPDREKMVAATSAQIREAAAQGAKLVLLQELHTGSYFCQTEDTACFDLAESIPGPSTDHFGALARELGVVIVTSLFEKRAPGLYHNTAVVIEKDGSIAGKYRKMHIPDDPAFYEKFYFTPGDLGFEPVQTSVGKLGVLVCWDQWYPEAARLMALAGADLLIYPTAIGWDPRDEEAEQQRQLDAWVTIQRSHAVANGIPVVSVNRVGFEEDPSGAGAGIKFWGSSFAAGPQGELLARGGEEEELLVVDLDLRRSENVRRIWPFLRDRRIDAYQDLVKRYRD
- a CDS encoding agmatine deiminase family protein; this encodes MEDTRRLPAEWEPQDGVLLAWPHEDSDWAPYLDAVEPVFAEIVTQISRFETAVVAAADPDLVREKLAACGANLERVRIHQLDTNDTWARDFGPITVEDHGALRLLNFGFNGWGLKFPSDLDNRINKRLQGLGVWGAPLDTVGLILEGGSIESDGQGTILSTEECLMNDNRNPHLTRIELEEELHGLFGSNRFLWLANGYLAGDDTDSHVDTLARLCPDDTIAYVRCDDPDDEHYPALTAMEQEILSFRTRDGLPYRAIPLPWPAARFDEDGERLPATYANFLVVNGAVLVPTYRDEKDAAALAAVGEAFPGREIVGIDCLPLILQHGSLHCVTMQLPKGSLKK
- the nudC gene encoding NAD(+) diphosphatase, which encodes MSYPETINLPFNAEIIKSRFTQIKPSGAAEAGHGHLVLLQGETLVLEGEGLFRGELPIELAADGAPLLFGTWDGDPVRVYTLPKSQVLPAGLQAVHWTALPDDLATLYGLARQILYWEKLSRHCSRCGSSDMERIFPTWGKRCSGCGHEHYPHIHPCVIVLVKRGDEFLLVRKPEWAAGRFSLVAGFVDFGESLEECVVREVQEETGLTVGDIRYIGSQNWPFPSQLMAGFVASYKSGDLKIDGDELEEGGVVQPGSHARFASSQPQHRALHHRPFCVRSGCLKKSLKYFRPDPIAFY
- a CDS encoding DEAD/DEAH box helicase, whose protein sequence is MELLANPLLRHLSQMPASGIYALADKVHLFNGFELCKRRPVTRVTWSGDGSVLTVEVSDAGTYQVSLTLAQGEFSSVCNCGTWSPGGRCPHLVASLATVKKALAPASFPMLQLPQDYLEQIRNQLLGVPALRMDELHHRQSGEARYALVLDLELGSPRLRLTHDLIPAALFDAALPPSIREFLRLMQSSALRGRCIEEFITRFRGRFPILYASAEGVVPLQFDHSSDRAVLLQLDLEGDEIAASFSLEDGSAPDPDSFVHQGYYFDLGRRLVQRVDDAGLVFYHSLFARVEEAMGVAPARHGSGFRFPAPLFNSLQLDLGESQQGKGGAALSISGVPEQPRLVQPRYRLDIVELADPVPVVAQGVTDGVIFGLSPVSFKFFSTRGRATLPQTLKAKKRVISVIRACFAALSAGSTAERERVVRQALDTPEFFKRGVRSEARAAVTSFCEAALAHGVVLQLSQQGEWLAVEVDGRQQGRLLQIACDFFGCEIFWQAERPGEMTLARKELMKNLSRFCDALSAEGFSLAIGGEELQAVSWSFTLDATRSSIDWFELRPEISCDGETVDDAELVRALQGGGIFRRGNEMVILDELSSNTLSLFGAATKREVVRVPRLQILDWITLRRSGVRILLSPEDERIFESLTRFESIPKRQAPARLLATLRNYQLEGYSWLAFLYEHRFGACLADDMGLGKTIQAIALLAGIAEGDIPCELPTGTPHLVVVPPTLIFNWENELQRFYPALKVGVYRGQGRSAEFAGLDLVLTSYGVVQRDIEQLREIPFNVIVFDEAQSVKNIHAETTGAVRRLSGRFKLTLTGTPVENHLGEYFSVMDLALPGLLGPYEQFRKEMGREGGDFMEKLIRRTHPFILRRSKDMIADELPPKVETDIYLEMSTRQKALYARTVAQVRETVALAYSSKSPGQARIIALTAILKLRQICLSSKLILPQAPDRSPKIDFLVDQLMELFAEGHSVLVFSQFTSFLDIVEQGLSQHGIGFSRLDGSTPVSRRKEMVQRFQESAEPGVFLLSLKAGGRGLNLTRASYVFHLDPWWNPAVESQASDRAHRIGQQRQVTITRLLMRHSIEEKMMELKKRKLKLYRALLEEAEHEGGNAISREDFEYLLG
- a CDS encoding ATP-binding protein, whose amino-acid sequence is MITKPSKTLYLSIESRLADVALVGHAVRGVCACSPLKEEAYGEMEVCVVEALNNAITHAYRKEEGYRVDTAITLHHDRISFAISDCGKAIEQYAPRSLEFDPEVIGSIPENGMGLFIIETIMDEVSYSSNNGRNTLSFCRYFTQPQA
- the sfsA gene encoding DNA/RNA nuclease SfsA — encoded protein: MKLPQPLFQGTLIRRYQRFLADVELDDGTVVTAHTPNTGSMMGCACPGNRVLLSKSASLTRKYPHSWELVQADGTWVGINTQLPNLLAREAILDGTISELSGYQQIRGEVPYGSGSRIDLLLSGEQGLCYVETKNVTLVEDGVALFPDAVSARGQKHLRELMEMVRQGHRAVNLFIVQRADGAALAPADAIDPVYGRLLREAAQNGVEILAYRAEVTRTEVRLERALPVLL